One Fuerstiella marisgermanici DNA window includes the following coding sequences:
- a CDS encoding c-type cytochrome domain-containing protein, with the protein MRTQNQSGYGTAQRSHWPGSQLRCWFAGIVLLVCTQATFADGDTDRASAFKKTVAPFLKTYCVKCHGAKKPKGDRRFDVLSGRIADNNDLIDLQDILDQLNLSEMPPPDEAQPSDDERRMVIAWLTGAIADYHTTQRRANQCCDD; encoded by the coding sequence GTGCGTACTCAAAATCAATCTGGCTATGGCACGGCGCAACGCAGCCATTGGCCTGGAAGCCAGTTGCGTTGTTGGTTCGCGGGTATCGTCTTGCTCGTTTGCACTCAGGCGACCTTTGCGGACGGTGACACCGACCGGGCTTCGGCCTTCAAGAAAACTGTCGCGCCGTTTCTGAAGACGTATTGCGTGAAATGCCATGGTGCGAAGAAGCCGAAAGGGGATCGGCGTTTTGATGTTCTCTCGGGACGCATCGCAGACAACAACGACCTGATTGACCTGCAGGATATTCTGGATCAGTTGAACTTAAGCGAGATGCCGCCGCCGGACGAAGCGCAACCGTCGGACGACGAACGCCGCATGGTGATTGCGTGGCTGACGGGCGCGATTGCCGACTATCACACAACGCAGCGACGGGCGAATCAGTGCTGCGACGACTGA